The following is a genomic window from Bacteroidia bacterium.
AAAGTTCCTCAGCCTTCTTTTCTAATAATCTTTCCGCTTGCTCGCGTAGTTTATTCTCGTGCTCATATTTTTCTTTCCAATTTTGAGCATTTCCAAAGAGTTTATCTAACATAAAACCTATACAAGATGTTATTTATCAAATAGTAAATTTTCCTTAATTAAGAGTATTAGATTCTGTATGTTTTTTAGCTGAATTTTCGTACCCAGCTATCTAACTATTTTAAAAATCTTATTCTCATAAAGTGCAACAAAATTACAAAGAATATAGTATTTGATTTGTTTTTTTTATGTTTTAAATCATATTTTTTGGCATCTTAAATATATCACAACGATTAATATTTAAGATACCCCAAAATAAGTATTTCAGTGGTTTTCAGTAAACTATTATTTACAAACATAAGCTAAGGATATAACCTTAGAGATAATTTCGACTTAGTAGTAGTTGTTTTTCAAAAAAGTGCAATTTTGTGGATAAATACAATCACTTATGCACATTGCTATAGCCGGAAATATTGGTTCCGGGAAAACGACCCTTACTACGTTATTAGCGAAACACATGTCTTGGGAGCCGCAGTATGAAGAACTTTCCTCAAACCCATATATCTACGACTTTTATGCAGATATGGAGCGCTGGGCATTTAACTTACAAGTGTATTTTCTGCACTCACGCCTGAATACCACCCTTCAGATACAACGGTCAGCCAAAAATGTAGTTCAAGATAGAACCATCTATGAAGATGCCGAAATCTTTGCCCCCAACTTGCTTCAAATGGAACTAATGAACCAACGGGACTACGATAACTATAAAGCCTTATTCAATGTAATAACTCAATTGATTCAGCCACCAGACCTACTTATTTACTTAAAAGCATCTATACCAACACTTGTGGAACAAATAGAGGCCAGAGGGCGGGATTATGAAGACTCCATACGGCTGGAATATCTGAGAAAACTCAATGAACGCTATAACCTTTGGTTTGAAAACTATAAAGGCAAAAAATTAGAATTTTCTATAGATACATTAAAATTTCGGGATAACCCCGAAGATCTTGGAATTATCATCCGCAGCATTGAATCTAAATTATATGGATTATTTCCGGAATAAATTAGTCTATAACGCTGATTTTGAGTATTATAGAAATATATTTTTCTTGATAAATCATTGCATTTCATCGTAAATTAATTTTAACGGAAATAACATAGCTATTGCACTCTTAAAGTAGAATGTTATCTTTGCAAATGGTGGCATACATTTACTTTTTTTTCTGTTTTGTATTTCTATCGTTTGCGGTAAACGGCCAGCGATTTCACTCATTTACACTTTTGGCTACGTCCGGAAAAACCGTAAATCTTAAAGAATTCCAAAAAAAACGTGCTATTGTGCTGGTTTTTTTTAGTAATTATTGCATTTATGCCCAAAAATATCATCCCCGAATACAATCTTACATTCAGGAATATAGCTCTAAAGATATTCAATTTTTATTTATTAACTCAAATGATCCGGCACAGTCTATTCAGGATAACTTTGCCTATAGCAAAGAATATGTGGCTATCAAAGAAATTTCGGTTCCTTATTTATTAGATTCGCTTCAGCAGATAGCTAAAAACTTACAGGTATTTAAAAACCCGGAATGTATTGTAGCTATTTGGGATTCAGATTCTTATAAAATTTTGTATCGAGGTATGATTGATAACGATCCGTTGTCGGTTCATAAATTACGGAATGATTATCTGCGGACTTCATTGGAAAATATTGTGATGGGGTCTTTGGATACGATTCCATATACGAAGCCATTGGGTTGTGATATTCGATGGCGGGAATAAATACGCTGTTATGGCGCATTTGGCAAGGCGCAAAGTTTATAATTCAGGCTAAAACACGCCATGGAGTTCATTCTCCGTATGTTACGAACTTTATAGATGCTGTCTTAAAAGATATTCCTACAGCAGCAGGCGCACAAATTAATGTATTCAGAAAAAAATTAGCAGCTAACTCTACCATAGTTGAAATCAGCGATTTAGGAGCCGGTTATGACCAAGATAGACAGCAAAAGAGGCAAGTTACCTTACAGCAGATAATCAGCAGTTCTGCACGCAGCCGGGCATCCGGTGAGTTTTTAGCACGGTTAGTTCACTGGAAAAAACCTACAACTGCCTTAGAGTTAGGTACAAACATTGGGTTCTCTATGCTATACCAGT
Proteins encoded in this region:
- a CDS encoding deoxynucleoside kinase — translated: MHIAIAGNIGSGKTTLTTLLAKHMSWEPQYEELSSNPYIYDFYADMERWAFNLQVYFLHSRLNTTLQIQRSAKNVVQDRTIYEDAEIFAPNLLQMELMNQRDYDNYKALFNVITQLIQPPDLLIYLKASIPTLVEQIEARGRDYEDSIRLEYLRKLNERYNLWFENYKGKKLEFSIDTLKFRDNPEDLGIIIRSIESKLYGLFPE
- a CDS encoding redoxin domain-containing protein; its protein translation is MLSLQMVAYIYFFFCFVFLSFAVNGQRFHSFTLLATSGKTVNLKEFQKKRAIVLVFFSNYCIYAQKYHPRIQSYIQEYSSKDIQFLFINSNDPAQSIQDNFAYSKEYVAIKEISVPYLLDSLQQIAKNLQVFKNPECIVAIWDSDSYKILYRGMIDNDPLSVHKLRNDYLRTSLENIVMGSLDTIPYTKPLGCDIRWRE